A single genomic interval of Chitinispirillum alkaliphilum harbors:
- a CDS encoding Transposase yields the protein MPPEKLAHADDLFFKESLDRKIIALGLMRQFLPEMIRPELLYSSLKIIKNDWVDTELFAHFADILYEVSLPQKETPLFVLFEHKSYPDRMVHFQNLRYIVKIWEEYRGQNEGSDIKFPVVVPLVIYHGRRRWKGGNSMSLLCEIFKGTRDFIPDYNDIVVNLGEIGDEQISGDIQTRAFLLALKYSKTGGILQKLALIIDLFKNADEVQLEYLSVVLLYLGHVIGKAKRKEFLEAVRAHAPEGEVYMKTIADALSEQAWKKGLKEGKKIGMEKGMQAGEEKGMEKVALNLISMGMDNETVNQATGLSISNIEQLRRSLEK from the coding sequence ATGCCACCGGAGAAACTGGCTCATGCCGATGACCTTTTCTTTAAAGAGTCACTGGACCGCAAAATAATTGCCCTGGGCTTAATGCGTCAGTTTCTTCCTGAAATGATCCGCCCTGAGCTCCTTTATTCATCTCTTAAAATCATAAAAAATGACTGGGTCGATACGGAGCTTTTCGCTCATTTTGCAGATATCCTCTATGAAGTGTCTCTGCCCCAGAAAGAGACGCCCCTTTTTGTCCTTTTCGAACATAAGAGTTACCCCGACCGGATGGTTCATTTTCAGAACCTGCGCTATATTGTAAAAATCTGGGAAGAATACCGCGGACAGAATGAAGGAAGTGATATAAAGTTCCCAGTTGTTGTGCCTCTGGTGATTTATCACGGGCGGCGCAGATGGAAAGGGGGCAATAGCATGTCGCTTTTGTGCGAAATTTTTAAGGGCACAAGGGACTTTATCCCTGACTATAATGATATTGTGGTGAATTTGGGGGAGATTGGCGATGAACAGATAAGTGGTGATATTCAGACAAGGGCGTTTCTGCTGGCTCTGAAATACTCAAAGACAGGAGGTATCCTACAAAAACTTGCTTTGATTATTGATCTTTTTAAGAATGCAGATGAAGTTCAGCTGGAATATCTTTCGGTAGTTCTTCTCTATTTGGGTCATGTAATAGGTAAAGCCAAACGGAAAGAATTTCTGGAAGCAGTCAGGGCGCATGCCCCTGAAGGGGAGGTTTATATGAAAACGATAGCAGATGCTTTAAGCGAGCAGGCATGGAAAAAGGGGCTTAAAGAGGGAAAGAAAATTGGAATGGAGAAGGGAATGCAAGCAGGAGAAGAAAAAGGGATGGAGAAAGTGGCTCTGAATCTGATCTCTATGGGTATGGACAACGAAACGGTAAACCAGGCTACAGGACTGAGTATCAGCAATATCGAGCAGCTAAGACGGAGCCTTGAGAAGTGA